From the genome of Candidatus Methylopumilus rimovensis, one region includes:
- the cysG gene encoding siroheme synthase CysG → MKSFPIFINLFHKPVLVIGGGDVALRKIEMLLKADAKITVIASSLCKELKHYQKLKKIQVKIKSFERNDLTHPVLVVAATDNKKVNLLVSKTAQALNIPVNVVDEPSLCTFTMGSIIDRSPLLIAISSEGNAPVLAKFVREKIEALIPHSFSKLASVMGSMRDSVKNRYETTQSRRIFWENFIDHPLVRQFLNQTKKLSAQQLIALVKKNEIQKKQGEVFLVGGGPGDPDLLTFRALHLMQRSDVCVYDKLISKDVLNLVRRDAELIYVGKERDRHTVPQEKINQLLVKLAKKGMRVLRLKGGDPFIFGRGGEEIEMLMEHKIPFQVVPGITAANGVSSYAGIPLTHRDYAQSCTFVTGHMKDEKLTLEWGSLAKPNQTIVVYMGLLALSQICNQLIKHGASKNLPIAVVEQGATSSQKVVTGSLLNIVQKVKGEKLKSPSLIIVGNVVKLRRKLNWFN, encoded by the coding sequence ATGAAAAGTTTCCCAATTTTTATTAATTTATTTCATAAGCCCGTATTGGTAATAGGAGGAGGTGACGTCGCTTTAAGAAAGATTGAAATGCTTCTTAAGGCCGACGCAAAAATTACTGTGATTGCTTCTAGCTTATGTAAAGAATTAAAGCACTATCAAAAGCTAAAAAAAATTCAGGTCAAAATAAAGTCTTTTGAGAGAAATGATTTAACCCATCCTGTGCTCGTTGTTGCAGCAACCGATAATAAAAAAGTTAATTTATTAGTGTCTAAAACTGCTCAAGCACTTAATATTCCAGTTAATGTAGTTGATGAGCCTTCGCTCTGTACTTTTACAATGGGATCAATCATAGATCGTTCACCATTATTGATTGCAATTTCCAGTGAAGGCAATGCGCCTGTTTTAGCCAAATTTGTTCGTGAAAAAATTGAAGCTTTGATTCCACATAGCTTTAGTAAGCTTGCTTCCGTCATGGGCTCTATGAGAGATAGTGTTAAAAATCGATATGAAACAACACAGTCAAGAAGAATTTTTTGGGAAAATTTTATTGATCATCCTTTAGTAAGACAGTTTCTAAATCAAACTAAGAAATTAAGTGCGCAGCAATTAATAGCTTTGGTAAAAAAGAATGAAATACAAAAGAAACAAGGGGAAGTTTTCTTGGTTGGAGGCGGACCGGGTGATCCGGATTTACTTACATTCAGAGCGCTTCATTTAATGCAGAGATCAGACGTATGCGTTTATGACAAATTGATTAGTAAGGATGTTTTGAATTTAGTGAGGCGTGATGCCGAGCTTATTTATGTTGGCAAAGAAAGAGATCGGCATACTGTGCCGCAAGAAAAAATTAATCAATTACTTGTGAAGTTAGCAAAAAAAGGTATGCGAGTTTTGCGTTTAAAAGGTGGCGATCCTTTTATTTTTGGTAGGGGTGGAGAAGAAATAGAAATGCTCATGGAACATAAAATTCCATTTCAAGTTGTACCTGGAATTACAGCAGCTAATGGTGTATCAAGTTACGCAGGCATTCCATTGACACATAGAGATTATGCGCAGTCATGCACGTTTGTTACAGGCCATATGAAAGATGAAAAGCTGACGCTCGAATGGGGTTCGTTAGCAAAGCCTAATCAAACAATAGTGGTTTATATGGGCCTTTTGGCGCTTTCGCAAATATGCAATCAACTTATTAAACATGGTGCTTCTAAAAATTTACCGATTGCAGTTGTAGAACAGGGGGCAACCTCAAGTCAAAAAGTTGTTACCGGCAGTCTTTTAAATATCGTTCAAAAAGTAAAAGGCGAAAAGTTAAAATCACCGTCACTCATTATTGTTGGTAATGTTGTTAAACTTCGAAGAAAATTAAATTGGTTTAATTAG
- a CDS encoding ATP-binding protein: MKFIPNTLLARFLILIATVLIIAQIVSIRIFDYFERGPRAEAVAQEIETVVNFTRASLISSREDKRLELLSELSTKGDIRIYPAYYFEDIEPLAPDPFLQVVVRKLKERLGENTIVITNHYGIPGLWVSFSIDQDEFWVVIPTPGDRPFPWHWIGWGIIVAGLSIIGAYATATRINRPLNLLIQATEQLKKGEFPKKLPLDSVTEFQAMSQTFNEMAEGLNKVEQERKLLLAGISHDVRTPLTRLRIAIEMLPEKIAVKFKKSMEEDITEIDSILNQFMDYVRGFDQESKILTNLNDFFSHLKEQHKILNHNIVLVSNLKIPIFYDIRPVSFRRLFDNLINNAFSYSKGEVLITLKKNKDSITINILDDGPGIPPEEIKRLLKPFERMDEARGNSEGCGLGLAIAERITQSHDGKLTISNRPKKGLEVKITLPLVSES, from the coding sequence TTGAAATTTATTCCCAATACACTTCTTGCTAGATTTCTTATTCTTATCGCAACCGTGCTCATCATTGCGCAGATTGTATCAATCCGCATATTTGATTATTTCGAAAGAGGCCCTAGAGCCGAAGCAGTAGCTCAAGAAATTGAAACCGTGGTTAATTTTACTAGAGCTTCTCTTATATCATCAAGAGAAGATAAAAGACTTGAGCTTTTGTCAGAGTTATCTACAAAAGGCGACATCAGAATTTACCCTGCATACTATTTCGAAGATATTGAACCTCTTGCTCCAGATCCTTTCCTGCAAGTTGTTGTAAGAAAACTAAAAGAGAGGCTTGGTGAAAATACAATTGTGATTACCAATCACTATGGCATCCCAGGTCTTTGGGTAAGCTTTTCTATTGATCAAGATGAATTTTGGGTGGTAATTCCTACCCCGGGTGACAGGCCTTTTCCGTGGCATTGGATTGGTTGGGGCATTATTGTTGCTGGCCTTTCAATCATTGGCGCATACGCTACTGCAACAAGAATTAATCGGCCTTTGAATCTCTTAATTCAAGCCACAGAGCAATTAAAAAAAGGTGAGTTTCCCAAAAAACTCCCTTTAGATAGTGTGACTGAATTTCAAGCCATGAGTCAGACATTTAACGAAATGGCAGAAGGCCTTAATAAGGTAGAACAAGAAAGAAAACTTCTTCTTGCAGGTATCTCACATGATGTGAGAACCCCTCTTACGAGACTTAGAATTGCTATCGAAATGCTTCCGGAAAAAATAGCTGTCAAATTTAAAAAAAGCATGGAAGAAGATATAACTGAAATAGACAGTATTCTTAATCAATTCATGGATTACGTTCGTGGCTTTGATCAAGAAAGTAAAATTTTAACAAATTTAAATGATTTTTTTAGTCACTTAAAAGAACAACACAAAATACTCAATCACAATATTGTTTTAGTGAGCAATCTTAAAATACCTATTTTTTATGACATCCGGCCTGTTTCATTTAGAAGATTATTTGATAATTTAATCAATAATGCCTTCTCCTATTCAAAAGGGGAGGTATTAATCACGCTTAAAAAAAATAAGGACAGCATTACAATTAATATTTTAGACGACGGTCCTGGGATACCGCCCGAAGAAATTAAGCGTCTTCTTAAGCCCTTTGAGCGTATGGATGAAGCTAGGGGAAATAGCGAAGGTTGCGGCCTGGGCCTTGCCATTGCAGAACGTATTACTCAGTCACATGATGGAAAACTTACGATATCTAATCGACCCAAAAAAGGTCTTGAAGTTAAAATCACCTTGCCTTTAGTAAGCGAAAGCTAA